The Candidatus Tanganyikabacteria bacterium genome includes a window with the following:
- a CDS encoding LysR family transcriptional regulator — MNQDPLLPANLHYFHAAAREGSFHAAARACVVSQPTISKAVQALEAELGVALFDRIKHRVYLTVAGRELAALCDRLGDQVAAFRTELERLQAGPPRGPVRLAALRTMGTGILPELAASVARDYPDIALSFTFAAPGEIHDLLRLGSADLGVVPGPSPPDLDRDALGRDDAMLVVAPHSRTPGRINHHELARLPLILTSRANPYWAEHLAPFFSSRSLEPRIAMEVDQGEAIIALVERDLGASILPGHLAAGTIAAGRLRRVEVDGGLFHQDLELVTLKGRSVSPATHAVGDRLRAITGSWLLPKV; from the coding sequence ATGAACCAGGATCCCTTACTCCCGGCCAATCTCCACTACTTCCACGCGGCCGCGCGCGAGGGTTCGTTCCATGCCGCCGCCCGGGCCTGCGTCGTGTCGCAGCCGACCATCTCCAAGGCGGTGCAGGCCCTGGAGGCCGAACTCGGCGTCGCCCTGTTCGATCGCATCAAGCACCGGGTCTACCTCACGGTGGCCGGCCGCGAACTGGCGGCCCTGTGCGATCGCCTGGGCGACCAGGTCGCCGCCTTCCGCACCGAACTGGAGAGGCTCCAGGCGGGCCCGCCGCGCGGCCCGGTGCGCCTGGCGGCCCTGCGTACGATGGGGACCGGCATACTGCCCGAACTGGCGGCGAGCGTGGCTCGCGACTACCCGGACATCGCCCTTTCGTTCACTTTCGCGGCACCAGGTGAAATCCACGACCTGCTGCGCCTGGGCAGCGCCGACCTTGGCGTGGTGCCGGGCCCGAGCCCACCCGACCTCGATCGCGACGCCCTCGGCCGGGACGACGCGATGCTGGTCGTCGCGCCCCATTCCCGCACGCCGGGACGCATCAACCATCACGAACTGGCGCGCCTGCCGCTGATCCTCACGAGCCGCGCCAATCCCTACTGGGCCGAGCACCTGGCGCCGTTCTTCTCGTCGCGCAGCCTGGAGCCCCGGATCGCCATGGAGGTCGACCAGGGCGAAGCCATCATCGCCCTCGTGGAGCGAGACCTGGGGGCGTCCATTCTCCCCGGCCACCTGGCGGCCGGCACCATCGCGGCCGGCCGGTTGCGCCGCGTCGAGGTGGATGGCGGGCTCTTCCACCAGGACCTGGAACTGGTCACGCTCAAGGGCCGCAGCGTCTCTCCGGCGACCCACGCGGTCGGAGACCGGCTGCGAGCCATCACCGGGAGCTGGCTGCTTCCCAAAGTTTAG
- a CDS encoding FAD-dependent monooxygenase, translating into MTRFQIAGAGLAGSLLAVYLGQQGHQVSVFERRGDMRRESVERGRSINMALSTRGLAALREVGLEEAILERAIPMRGRMIHDRAGRTSLQPYGIHPHECIYSISRNGLNMVLLDAAAALPGVQIHFGRRAVGVDLEERTLVFPDGGEKPDPGVVIGADGAHSVVRAALARLDRFDYHQNYLDWGYKELSLPPGPGGAWRLDKHALHIWPRHDFMLIALPNLDGSFTCTLFLPFEGPGSFADLATDDAVQSFFGREFPDVVPLMPDLADDFRHNPASSLVYVRCFPWHYRDKAVLVGDACHAVVPFYGQGMNAAFEDCSVLAGILARRGAADEAAFREYEQARKENTDALADLALENFVEMRSKVARPGWVARKNLEKALARLFPGKFLPLYSMVTFSQIPYAQALRRARAQDRLLDRLFPFLRFK; encoded by the coding sequence ATGACGCGGTTCCAGATCGCGGGCGCCGGCCTGGCCGGGTCGTTGCTGGCCGTCTACCTGGGCCAGCAGGGCCACCAGGTCTCGGTCTTCGAACGGCGCGGCGACATGCGGCGCGAGTCGGTCGAACGGGGGCGCTCCATCAACATGGCGCTTTCCACGCGGGGTCTGGCTGCCTTGCGCGAGGTCGGCCTGGAAGAGGCGATCCTCGAGCGCGCCATCCCGATGCGCGGCCGGATGATTCACGATCGCGCGGGCCGCACCTCGCTGCAGCCCTATGGCATCCATCCCCACGAGTGCATCTACTCGATTTCCCGCAACGGCCTGAACATGGTCCTCCTGGATGCCGCGGCGGCCCTGCCGGGCGTGCAGATCCATTTCGGCCGGCGGGCGGTGGGCGTGGACCTGGAAGAGAGAACTCTCGTGTTTCCGGACGGCGGCGAGAAGCCCGATCCCGGCGTAGTGATAGGCGCCGACGGGGCGCATTCGGTGGTGCGCGCCGCCCTGGCGCGCCTGGATCGCTTCGATTACCACCAGAACTACCTGGACTGGGGCTACAAGGAGCTGTCCCTGCCGCCGGGGCCCGGCGGCGCGTGGCGCCTGGATAAACACGCCCTGCACATCTGGCCCCGCCACGACTTCATGCTCATCGCCCTGCCCAACCTCGACGGCTCGTTCACCTGCACGCTCTTCCTGCCCTTCGAGGGGCCCGGCAGCTTCGCCGACCTGGCGACCGACGATGCGGTGCAATCGTTCTTCGGTCGCGAGTTTCCCGACGTCGTGCCGCTCATGCCCGACCTGGCGGACGATTTCCGCCACAACCCGGCCAGCAGCCTGGTCTACGTGCGCTGCTTCCCGTGGCATTACCGGGACAAGGCCGTGCTGGTGGGCGACGCGTGCCACGCGGTCGTGCCGTTCTACGGGCAGGGGATGAACGCCGCGTTCGAGGATTGCTCGGTGCTGGCCGGCATCCTCGCGCGGCGCGGCGCCGCCGACGAGGCGGCGTTTCGCGAGTACGAGCAGGCTCGCAAGGAAAACACCGACGCCCTGGCCGACCTGGCGCTGGAGAATTTCGTGGAGATGCGCTCCAAGGTCGCCCGACCCGGGTGGGTGGCGCGCAAGAACCTGGAAAAAGCGCTCGCCCGCCTGTTCCCCGGAAAGTTCCTCCCGCTCTACTCGATGGTCACGTTCAGCCAGATCCCCTACGCGCAAGCTCTCCGCCGGGCGCGCGCGCAGGATCGCCTGCTGGATCGCCTGTTTCCCTTCCTGAGGTTCAAGTGA
- the kynU gene encoding kynureninase: MTTLLVSAEEEALRLDAEDELAAFRERFCLPTREDGEPAVYLCGHSLGLQPRKAREYVEAELDRWAAEGVAAHFSGDRPWYSYHETLAADMASLVGARPAEVVMMNSLTVNLHLLLVSFYRPSMDRFKILMEEEAFPSDRFAIDSQIRFHGYDPRTGKLLLRPREGAETVSTEDVVDLITREGRRIALVLLGGVNYVTGQALDMGRITAAAQRVGCTVGFDLAHATGNIPLKLHDWNVDFAVWCSYKYLNCGPGGVGGAFVHERHAARTDLPRFAGWWGHDPGTRFALRPEFRAQEGAAGWQLSNAPILSTAACRASLELFAEAGMPALRRKSELLTAKLLEWLAAAPAGTLQVVTPADPAARGCQISLRVERADARAVHEALERAGFVCDHREPAIIRVAPVPLYNTFHEVWRFARELVTLLPA; the protein is encoded by the coding sequence ATGACGACCTTGCTGGTGTCGGCCGAGGAAGAGGCCCTGCGCCTCGACGCCGAGGACGAGCTTGCGGCCTTCCGCGAGCGTTTCTGCCTCCCGACCCGCGAGGACGGCGAGCCGGCCGTGTACCTGTGCGGCCATTCCCTGGGCCTGCAGCCGCGCAAGGCGCGGGAGTATGTCGAGGCGGAACTCGATCGCTGGGCCGCCGAGGGAGTGGCGGCCCACTTTTCCGGGGACCGCCCCTGGTACTCCTACCACGAGACTCTCGCGGCCGACATGGCGAGCCTGGTGGGCGCTCGCCCGGCCGAGGTCGTCATGATGAACTCCCTGACGGTCAACCTCCACCTCCTGCTCGTGTCCTTCTACCGGCCGAGCATGGACCGCTTCAAGATCCTCATGGAGGAGGAGGCTTTTCCGTCGGACCGCTTCGCCATCGACAGCCAGATCCGCTTCCACGGCTACGATCCGCGCACCGGAAAGCTCCTGCTGCGGCCCCGGGAAGGCGCCGAGACGGTCTCGACCGAGGACGTCGTGGACCTGATCACCCGCGAAGGGCGCCGCATCGCCCTGGTCTTGCTGGGAGGCGTCAACTACGTCACCGGCCAGGCGCTTGACATGGGCCGCATCACGGCGGCCGCGCAGCGCGTCGGCTGCACGGTCGGCTTCGATCTGGCCCACGCGACAGGCAACATCCCACTCAAGCTACATGACTGGAATGTTGATTTCGCCGTTTGGTGTAGTTACAAGTATCTCAACTGCGGCCCGGGCGGCGTCGGCGGCGCCTTCGTGCACGAGCGCCACGCGGCCCGCACCGACCTGCCGCGGTTCGCCGGCTGGTGGGGCCACGACCCCGGGACGCGCTTCGCGCTCCGTCCCGAGTTTCGCGCCCAGGAGGGCGCGGCCGGCTGGCAGCTCTCCAACGCGCCGATCCTGTCCACGGCCGCGTGCCGCGCCTCCCTGGAACTCTTCGCCGAGGCCGGCATGCCGGCCCTGCGCCGCAAGTCGGAGCTCCTCACCGCCAAGCTCCTGGAGTGGCTTGCCGCCGCCCCGGCCGGTACGTTGCAGGTCGTGACGCCCGCCGACCCGGCGGCCCGCGGGTGCCAGATCTCGCTGCGGGTGGAAAGGGCCGACGCCAGGGCCGTGCACGAGGCCCTGGAGCGCGCCGGCTTCGTGTGCGACCACCGCGAGCCGGCAATCATCCGCGTCGCCCCCGTGCCGCTCTACAACACGTTCCACGAGGTCTGGCGGTTCGCGCGCGAACTGGTCACGCTCCTGCCCGCATGA
- a CDS encoding cyclase family protein, translated as MTLSTEPRTGWRLVLEIGGERFAVRVERPLHLAIPLDFHGAQPEAFGLPASRAYVWRAGEFVGDVREGGSCNCEMLTLCPHGSGTHTECVGHLTDARLSVHAALREVLVPATVVTVTPERLPGGDAAITYSVLDPLLRDAGPFIQGLVVRTKPNDYTKKTRTWTGGTWPYFTPEIARSLRDRGVHHLVTDLPSLDPERDEGRLAAHRAFWDVAERVANPLTRDRTVTELAFIDAGIPDGRYLLNLQIAPFVLDAAPARPVLFEVQPL; from the coding sequence CTGGTGCTGGAGATCGGCGGCGAGCGTTTCGCGGTGCGCGTGGAACGGCCATTGCACCTGGCCATACCGCTCGATTTTCACGGCGCGCAGCCCGAAGCCTTCGGCCTGCCGGCCTCCCGGGCCTACGTCTGGCGGGCCGGCGAGTTCGTCGGCGACGTCCGCGAGGGCGGCTCGTGCAACTGCGAGATGCTCACGCTTTGCCCGCACGGCAGCGGCACGCACACCGAGTGCGTGGGGCACCTGACCGACGCGCGGCTCTCGGTGCACGCCGCCCTGCGCGAGGTCCTGGTGCCGGCGACGGTGGTCACCGTGACGCCCGAGAGGCTCCCGGGCGGCGACGCGGCGATCACTTACTCGGTCCTGGATCCGCTCTTGCGGGATGCGGGGCCCTTCATCCAGGGCCTGGTGGTGCGGACCAAGCCCAACGACTACACCAAGAAGACGCGCACGTGGACCGGGGGGACCTGGCCCTACTTCACCCCGGAGATCGCACGGTCGCTGCGCGACCGCGGGGTCCACCACCTGGTGACCGACCTGCCGAGCCTCGATCCCGAGCGCGACGAGGGCAGATTGGCCGCGCACCGCGCGTTCTGGGACGTCGCCGAACGCGTGGCCAATCCCCTCACTCGCGACCGCACGGTGACCGAACTCGCATTCATCGACGCCGGGATCCCGGACGGCCGCTATCTCCTCAACCTCCAGATCGCCCCCTTCGTGCTCGACGCCGCCCCCGCGCGGCCCGTGCTGTTCGAGGTGCAACCGCTATGA